In one Polyodon spathula isolate WHYD16114869_AA unplaced genomic scaffold, ASM1765450v1 scaffolds_1963, whole genome shotgun sequence genomic region, the following are encoded:
- the LOC121310257 gene encoding uncharacterized protein LOC121310257, translating into MMPCCLRFGITLLLAVLAAEVCAQNPPLGSVRTECQGSVMMMMLEKSFVGKYFRISVIDNKGVLVSLSPRLATQCGYSLTVDFLGNAKFLASVLSCFAQNTNDEIYKLTVQISVFSNSAMTSASSYVQSMTCPYSPWAEREIMCERNYMEVSVRRGVPLIEPNFVQDDPDWSLAYPEATAADNSIWKVVFHLPANRKQAMTVAQAMTNGYAINTTPTRILVRAAYNATESQRQVIQTVPMAVLRSTTFYKQRWMVMMVDTAVTCPTDGTAFTEEMITWNVPRVLPPLVPTPQITTLDVQMGVDGRKLDPATIHNRGYKLDVGPQLITVKIPVGADGGYYKSHVLDNTYVISYSIEPMLEHTWQDGPEKTKYTILHPITTPFMPRPPVVTNNTVPKDRVFNVTLGTFLPDVELVQIVVGPEPLTVPEANLKGYNVQEHVFPNGSKTFTLQVPFEDPNVKQKVTPPDTRTYILPLTYLLNIVPENTPFTHPAVVEAVLKDIIPPTVTGYCDGAAFYIMVTYGNMGRNWIPFVGSRELGGSLLALYKYNANSTNFWMAVPYNSIDATYEVISSSGIRSRLDLTLKDVATMVVVADFSLSCSFPTKMIDCFTNGTMAALAVKVESVPSLSPSQLTLRDPSCRPLQSDAINAVFYFNVNSCGTTRRFDNNLLTYENEVLFTSYRLRVACHYLVNDTKVVQFLYQNNPAPGVQPGLGDLEVIMRLALDSTYNDLYGAEDYPVVKYLRRPLYFEVELLYSRDPQAELFLENCWATYSADRTSSPKWDVVVDSCENSADEYLTIFHPVSSNARVLFPSHLKRFEVKMFSFTSGQDALKGQIYFHCSVVICDSNRPSDSLCSRRCIPGKQRLGRSAEGMDGGAVKAFVSSGPIELKRDGSLRFMPRSGNVNNCSSCKTSTYLCIPLTGFFSLAAQVNVWSLLGAAMGVCSVAVFVAGVVSLWKMPKSVN; encoded by the exons ATGATGCCGTGTTGTCTTAGATTTGG aataACATTGCTGCTGGCAGTGTTAGCCGCTGAAGTTTGCGCGCAGAACCCCCCTCTAG GCTCGGTGAGGACAGAATGTCAAGGGAGtgttatgatgatgatgttggAGAAGTCTTTTGTGGGAAAGTATTTTCGCATCAGTGTGATTG ACAATAAGGGGGTGCTTGTGTCCCTCTCTCCCAGACTGGCCACACAGTGTGGATACAGCTTAACTGTTGACTTCTTGGGAAATGCCAAGTTCCTTGCTTCTGTGCTGAGCTGCTTTGCTCAGAACACA aatgatgagatctacaagctgACAGTACAAATCAGTGTCTTCTCAAACAGTGCTATGACTTCAGCTTCCTCCTATGTTCAGAGCATGACGTGCCCCTATTCTCCATGGGCAGAGAGGGAAATTATGTGTGAAAGAAACTACATGGAG GTTTCTGTGAGAAGAGGTGTGCCCCTTATTGAGCCAAACTTTGTTCAAGATGATCCTGATTGGTCCCTTGCATACCCTGAG GCAACTGCTGCTGACAATAGCATCTGGAAAGTAGTGTTCCATCTCCCAGCAAATAGAAAGCAGGCTATGACTGTTGCTCAGGCCATGACAAATGGCTATGCCATAAACACTACACCAACTCGAATTCTGGTTAGAGCTGCATACAACGCCACAGAAAGCCAGCGTCAGGTG ATCCAAACTGTACCAATGGCTGTGCTGAGATCAACCACCTTTTATAAGCAAAGATGGATGGTCATGATGGTGGACACTGCAGTTACATGTCCTACTG ATGGAACAGCCTTCACAGAAGAGATGATCACATGGAATGTTCCCCGTGTTCTACCTCCTCTTGTTCCTACACCACAAATTACTACCCTTGATGTTCAAATGGGAGTTGATGGCCGCAAGCTTGACCCTGCAACAATTCACAATAGAGGTTATAAACTGGATGTCGGTCCCCAGCTAATCACTGTAAAAATTCCTGTGGGTGCTGATGGTGGATATTACAAG AGCCATGTATTGGACAACACCTATGTGATCTCTTACTCTATTGAGCCAATGCTGGAGCATACCTGGCAAGATGGGCCTGAGAAGACCAAGTACACAATACTTCATCCAATAACCACTCCTTTCATGCCTCGGCCACCAGTTGTCACAAACA ACACTGTTCCTAAAGACCGAGTGTTCAATGTGACCCTGGGGACATTCCTGCCTGATGTGGAGCTTGTCCAAATTGTAGTTGGCCCAGAGCCTTTAACTGTGCCAGAAGCCAACCTAAAAGGCTATAATGTCCAGGAGCATGTCTTTCCCAATGGATCCAAGACCTTCACTCTCCAGGTGCCATTTGAGGACCCTAATGTGAAGCAAAAG GTAACTCCTCCAGACACCAGGACCTACATTCTGCCCCTGACCTACTTGCTGAATATTGTACCAGAGAATACACCCTTTACTCACCCTGCTGTAGTTGAAGCTGTTCTCAAAGACATCA TTCCACCTACAGTAACTGGCTACTGTGATGGTGCTGCATTCTATATCATGGTAACATATGGCAACATGGGTCGCAACTGGATTCCTTTTGTGGGCTCAAGAGAACTTGGTGGAAGTCTGCTTGCCCTGTACAAGTATAATGCCAACTCTACCAATTTCTGGATGGCTGTGCCATACAATTCAATTGATGCCACATATGAA GTGATCAGCTCTTCAGGCATCAGAAGCAGGCTTGACTTGACCTTGAAGGATGTTGCGACCATGGTTGTGGTGGCTGACTTCTCTCTGTCCTGCAGTTTCCCTACAAAGATGATTG ATTGCTTCACCAATGGAACCATGGCAGCTCTTGCTGTGAAAGTGGAATCTGTCCCCAGCTTGTCTCCAAGTCAACTAACTCTAAGGGATCCTAGTTGCCGGCCTCTCCAGTCTGATGCTATCAATGCAGTCTTCTACTTCAATGTCAACTCCTGTGGAACAACTAGAAGG TTTGACAACAACCTCCTGACTTATGAGAATGAAGTGCTGTTCACATCTTACCG GCTGAGAGTTGCCTGTCACTATCTGGTCAATGACACCAAGGTAGTACAGTTCTTGTACCAGAATAATCCTGCACCTGGAGTCCAGCCTGGCTTGGGGGACCTTGAGGTCATCATGAGACTTGCATTGG ATTCAACCTACAATGACCTCTATGGAGCGGAGGATTACCCTGTTGTGAAGTACTTACGAAGACCCTTGTATTTTGAGGTAGAACTCCTGTACAGCAGGGATCCACAGGCTGAATTGTTTTTGGAGAACTGCTGGGCAACCTATTCTGCTGACAGGACTAGCTCTCCAAAATGGGATGTTGTTGTGGACAG CTGTGAGAACTCTGCAGATGAGTACTTGACCATCTTTCACCCAGTCTCCAGCAATGCAAGAGTGCTGTTCCCTTCCCATCTGAAGAGGTTTGAAGTGAAAATGTTTTCCTTCACAAGCGGCCAGGATGCACTGAAAGGACAG ATTTACTTCCACTGCAGTGTTGTGATATGTGATTCAAACCGGCCATCAGACAGCCTCTGTAGCAGACGGTGCATTCCAGGAAAACAGAGGCTTG GTCGCAGTGCTGAAGGGATGGATGGTGGTGCAGTGAAGGCATTTGTGTCTTCTGGCCCAATTGAGCTGAAGAGAGATGGATCCCTTCGCTTTATGCCTAGAAGCGGTAATGTGAACAATTGCAGTTCATGTAAAACTTCAACCTATTTGTGTATTCCACTAACTGGTTTCTTTTCTCTTGCAGCCCAAGTCAATGTGTGGTCTCTTCTGGGAGCTGCAATGGGGGTGTGTTCAGTGGCTGTCTTTGTAGCTGGAGTTGTATCTCTTTGGAAAATGCCAAAAAGTGTAAATTGA